The following proteins are encoded in a genomic region of Cryptomeria japonica chromosome 11, Sugi_1.0, whole genome shotgun sequence:
- the LOC131859823 gene encoding disease resistance protein RUN1-like: protein MKEMNVHHSTELFCCHAFHQPYPTRGYEDLVESFVKECGGSPLSLQVLGGLVFGSTDKHYWKLVLDKVRETLPQDIMQTLRISFDSLDAEQKQVFLDVACFFVNKSRHMALRIWEASGWRAEHTLQILIDKCLVEVQVGRTYWNGFDSENIPLLRMHNHIQDLGRKIAAESSSPGRLWRWHHLRSQEEKGFENILGGINGRSFRCLNSIFDQQSALQFRYFLGSLNDCEGPTTALLWLELDLSMLEKLDEHENIEREEVLSNMPSSLTIPSWIPLQSLHYLKISHGCLRSLWQSNHQAPSRLKELVLDGTNLEEFPNSLGMLSHLENLVLAGKEEWNGTEWNSSMKIDGIFFSNSLRKLTNLKSLVLRDFTLRGELSFETSMEPRIVSIEKIDIRNVKLMSKVSISGHYLVSIKSLHLESLESLFQVDLRIAATRDYFKDGKSNTRVEELPCSSCLCCLERITIDGCSKLQKIKGIEELQGLKYLHLSAGTVAIWGCIQMWQRIPSGVSSCIWESNVDVESILQQFNVLSSFVGRDGTVTEILSDSKTELVVPVTEQTSAIIILMLVESVFKGKDCRKNLKIPLMDGMVAYIGRGIYIAAVVVTDKEKIIKMRYGISNWIPIVSDGTVRKGFIVTIEKRGEWKTLRLLQQLCPQEEKDLHREHMFEKAVTGSYLGKLSRFVIPQYQAEKYFPLDTNTKDRGVLLTFQDRAGKEWRFRYSYWRRKQSYVFTQGWKNFVIAIKPQPGDIVSFDRTVDAQNVERLYISCRRLPLIGRNHLNRRQFLLKKDSFLKAQHNGFLSPLCITDVMPMAATATELTEQKNACTPTDVAQPMSVDIGVED, encoded by the exons ATGAAAGAAATGAATGTCCATCATAGCACAGAGCTTTTCTGTTGTCACGCCTTCCACCAACCATATCCAACCAGGGGATATGAAGATTTGGTTGAAAGCTTCGTGAAAGAGTGTGGGGGTTCGCCTCTGTCTCTGCAGGTGTTAGGTGGACTTGTTTTTGGTAGTACTGATAAGCACTATTGGAAACTAGTATTGGATAAAGTGAGAGAAACTCTACCCCAAGATATAATGCAGACACTTAGAATAAGCTTTGATTCCCTTGATGCTGAGCAAAAGCAGGTATTTCTGGACGTTGCATGCTTTTTCGTCAACAAATCTCGTCATATGGCTTTAAGAATATGGGAAGCATCAGGGTGGAGGGCTGAGCACACACTTCAGATCTTAATTGATAAGTGTCTTGTTGAAGTTCAAGTGGGAAGGACTTACTGGAATGGATTTGACTCCGAAAACATTCCTCTTCTGAGAATGCATAACCACATCCAGGATCTTGGCAGAAAAATTGCAGCTGAATCGAGCAGTCCTGGTCGACTATGGCGTTGGCACCATCTTCGTTCTCAG GAAGAAAAGGGATTCGAGAACATACTTGGTGGGATCAATGGTCGTAGTTTCAGGTGTCTCAATTCCATTTTTGACCAGCAAAGCGCTCTTCAATTCAGATATTTTTTAGGTAGTTTAAATGATTGTGAGGGTCCAACAACTGCTTTGCTGTGGCTTGAACTTGACTTAAGTATGTTGGAAAAGCTGGATGAGCATGAAAAtattgaaagggaagaagttttgtcaaacatgcCTTCCTCACTGACTATTCCTTCATGGATTCCTCTCCAAAGTTTGCACTATTTAAAAATTTCCCATGGATGTCTCCGAAGTTTATGGCAGAGTAATCATCAG gcCCCTTCGCGGTTAAAAGAGCTTGTGCTTGACGGAACAAACTTGGAAGAGTTTCCAAATTCATTGGGAATGTTGAGTCATTTAGAAAATTTAGTCCTAGCAGGAAAAGAAGAATGGAACGGAACAGAATGGAATAGTTCCATGAAAATTGACGGGATATTCTTCTCAAACTCTCTCAGAAAACTCACTAATCTTAAAAGTTTGGTTTTGAGGGATTTCACATTACGTGGGGAATTGAGTTTCGAGACTAGCATGGAGCCTCGAATTGTAAGCATTGAAAAGATAGATATAAGGAATGTAAAACTTATGTCTAAGGTTTCAATTAGTGGACATTACCTCGTCAGCATTAAATCTCTCCATCTTGAATCCTTGGAAAGTTTATTCCAAGTGGACTTAAGAATCGCAGCCACACGGGATTATTTTAAGGATGGAAAATCAAACACAAGAGTAGAAGAGTTGCCATGTTCCTCATGTCTATGCTGCTTAGAGAGAATCACCATTGATGGATGTTCGAAGTTGCAAAAGATCAAAGGTATTGAAGAGTTGCAAGGACTGAAATATCTACATCTTTCAGCTGGCACTGTAGCTATATGGGGATGCATTCAAATGTGGCAG AGAATACCGTCAGGAGTTAGTAGTTGTATTTGGGAATCAAATGTTGATGTGGAGAGCATTCTACAGCAATTCAATGTGTTATCTTCGTTTGTTGGGCGAGATGGCACAGTTACTGAAATTCTTAGTGATTCCAAGACAGAGTTAGTGGTTCCTGTGACAGAACAAACTAGTGCAATTATCATACTTATGTTAGTCGAAAGTGTATTTAAAGGGAAAGATTGCCGAAAAAATTTGAAGATTCCTCTTATGGACGGGATGGTGGCTTATATAGGAAGAGGGATATATATTGCTGCTGTTGTAGTCACtgacaaagaaaaaataatcaAGATGCGATATGGGATATCCAATTGGATTCCGATAGTGTCAGATGGTACAGTAAGAAAGGGCTTTATAGTAACCATCGAAAAAAGAGGCGAATGGAAAACCCTACGATTACTTCAACAACTTTGTCCTCAG GAAGAAAAAGATTTGCATAGAGAACACATGTTTGAAAAAGCTGTCACTGGCAGTTATTTGGGAAAGCTGAGTCGCTTTGTGATTCCCCAATATCAAGCGGAGAAATATTTTCCTCTGGATACAAATACAAAAGATAGAGGAGTATTGCTCACATTCCAAGATAGAGCGGGGAAAGAATGGCGGTTTCGGTATTCCTACTGGAGAAGGAAGCAGAGCTATGTATTCACCCAGGGCTGGAAAAACTTCGTCATTGCCATTAAACCTCAACCAGGGGACATCGTTTCCTTCGACAGAACCGTCGATGCCCAAAATGTAGAACGGCTTTACATTAGCTGCAGGCGGCTTCCCTTAATAGGGCGGAACCATTTGAATCGCCGGCAATTTCTACTTAAAAAAGACTCCTTTCTGAAGGCACAGCACAATGGATTTCTTTCACCTCTTTGCATAACAGATGTCATGCCAATGGCTGCCACTGCCACCGAGTTGACTGAGCAAAAGAATGCCTGCACGCCTACAGATGTTGCTCAGCCGATGAGTGTGGACATAGGTGTAGAAGACTGA